A portion of the Betta splendens chromosome 2, fBetSpl5.4, whole genome shotgun sequence genome contains these proteins:
- the LOC114844131 gene encoding uncharacterized protein LOC114844131 isoform X2, giving the protein MATLVFSLSLTCVFLGSLAQMKNLKSSIYVHQESVFHPANVGDNVTLQCSHEDAGHGKNHLTISDLHISDSGTYYCIGCYAYDFQFTEGLTISVKGSGSAVPALVHQAVSGSIQPGGSVTLNCTVQTGTCEGQHSVYWFKDAGEAHPGIIYTHGDRNDQCEKKPDTETHTCVYHLPVKGQSHSHVGTYCAVASCGHILFEKKKKGESGSAFGHLLVLVYVLSGLLAITMILAVLLAFAAFRLHKSNGCPHVPDFQGRFPSSTTITEDPDDLHYAALRKHKLRPPRQMETTHSDCVYSDVRQ; this is encoded by the exons ATGGCAACTCTAGTGTTTTCTCTCAGTCTGACTTGTGTTTTCTTGGGAAGTTTGG CTCAGATGAAAAATTTAAAATCATCCATTTACGTGCACCAAGAAAGTGTTTTTCATCCAGCTAATGTTGGGGACAATGTGACTTTGCAGTGTTCCCATGAAG ATGCAGGACATGGTAAAAACCATCTGACGATCTCAGATTTACACATTTCCGATTCAGGCACTTACTACTGCATAGGCTGTTATGCATACGACTTTCAATTCACTGAGGGACTCACCATCAGTGTAAAGGGTTCAGGCTCCGCCGTCCCAGCTCTGGTGCATCAGGCAGTGTCTGGGAGCATCCAACCAGGAGGCTCTGTGACTctgaactgtacagtacaaactgggacctgtgaaggacaacacagtGTTTACTGGTTCAAAGACGCCGGAGAAGCTCATCCAGGAATCATTTACACCCACGGAGACAGAAATGATCAGTGTGAGAAGAAaccagacacagagacacacacctgtgtgtacCACCTACCAGTGAAGGGTCAGAGTCATTCTCACGTTGGGACCTATTGTGCTGTTGCCTCATGTGGACACATTctgtttgaaaaaaagaaaaagggagaaT CTGGATCTGCTTTTGGACACCTTCTCGTATTGGTGTATGTGCTGAGTGGCCTTTTGGCGATTACCATGATCCTGGCTGTTTTACTGGCGTTTGCAGCATTTAGGCTGCACAAGAGCAACGGCTGCCCTCATGTTCCAG ATTTTCAAGGAAGATTTCCATCTTCTACTACAATTACAGAA GATCCAGACGACCTCCATTACGCTGCTTTGAGGAAACATAAGCTCAGACCCCCAAGACAGATGGAGACCACACACAGTGATTGTGTTTACTCCGATGTCAGACAATAA
- the LOC114866754 gene encoding uncharacterized protein LOC114866754, with amino-acid sequence MKPLAILLVLLTIMSHLPTVVRTLGIIQHSGVIRVDVGQNVTLRCSSENDGITFVSWYQQSLGGKPTIISTRMKHSAQANIYPAYKERFQVLAGVQDNTNNLIIRDVRLSDSATYYCVMLEFTAIEFGKGVFLHVKTSLSKTQTVVQQPAVVAHRTGEAVRLNCSVHTEQCEGDEGLYWFRYGGSQPAIMHPSEERCTSLTEEQPQRKSCNATLAIKSVSSTDSGTYYCALASCGEIVFGPGTRLEIVGGSTRLPVMYGLSAALAVTIIVLLSLMFVVHKLRRKLCSVCKGSGSQVRSVAASDALSHDEDSLHYAALRVNRNSERHLQENSPDSACVYSRVKSRRAEV; translated from the exons ATGAAGCCACTCGCTATTCTTCTTGTGCTTCTCACCATAATGA GTCATCTCCCCACTGTTGTCAGGACGTTGGGTATAATCCAGCACAGCGGGGTCATAAGGGTTGATGTTGGTCAGAATGTGACTTTACGATGCTCTTCTGAAAACGATGGAATAACTTTTGTTTCCTGGTACCAGCAAAGCTTGGGAGGCAAACCGACTATCATTTCAACACGTATGAAGCACAGTGCACAAGCCAATATATATCCTGCCTATAAAGAGAGGTTTCAAGTCCTGGCAGGAGTACAAGACAACACCAACAACCTCATcatcagagatgttcgtctgTCGGATTCAGCGACTTATTACTGTGTGATGTTAGAATTTACTGCCATTGAATTTGGAAAAGGAGTTTTCCTTCATGTCAAAACATCACTGTCCAAGACCCAGACGGTTGTTCAGCAGCCAGCAGTGGTGGCACATCGGACGGGAGAAGCCGTGAGATTGAACTGTTCGGTACATACTGAACAATGTGAGGGAGATGAGGGTCTCTACTGGTTCAGATACGGTGGCTCTCAGCCTGCAATCATGCATCCTAGTGAAGAACGGTGCACAAGCCTCACAGAGGAACAGCCTCAACGCAAAAGTTGCAACGCAACCCTGGCAATAAAGTCGGTGAGTTCCACGGACTCTGGGACGTACTACTGCGCTCTGGCTTCCTGTGGGGAGATTGTGTTTGGACCTGGGACGAGGCTGGAGATCGTAG GTGGTTCAACCAGACTCCCAGTGATGTATGGTCTGAGTGCAGCATTGGCAGTTACCATCATCGTGCTTCTCTCGTTGATGTTCGTTGTGCACAAGCTGAGGAGAAAGTTGTGCTCTGTCTGCAAAG GGTCTGGTTCTCAAGTGAGATCTGTTGCAGCCTCTGATGCTTTG AGCCATGATGAAGATTCTCTCCATTACGCTGCTTTGAGGGTGAACAGAAACAGTGAACGGCATCTTCAAGAGAACAGCCCAGACAGTGCTTGTGTTTACTCCAGAGTGAAGAGCAGAAGGGCTGAGGTCTAG
- the LOC129603414 gene encoding uncharacterized protein LOC129603414 isoform X1: MYKHCCLSKLLYNNPISVYLYVPVFFSALATDPKVSIRQDGGLILADAGGTVTLRCFYECNTRAVFHWYKQTLGQKPNLISTFFVSDTTGTFQGDFKNNSRFLLETKNGIYHITISDLCISDSATYFCASMFKYNFEFAEGVTVSVKGSDSNVPALVHQSVFGSIQPGGSVTLNCLVQTGTCDGQHSVYWFKDSGEARPGIIYTHRDRNDQCERKPDTRTHTCVYNLPLESLNASHTGTYYCAVASCGHILFGNGTKLDLRYVDESFMLVCVLSGASVFTTLLVVFLAYPAYRTYKANGCQCTDFKERSQPSSAPNAEVYEDAENLNYGAMKRNQMSRSARQRGDTWSECVYSHVRM; the protein is encoded by the exons ATGTATAAACATTGTTGTTTAAGTAAACTACTTTATAATAATCCTATATCAGTATATCTGTatgttcctgttttcttttcagcttTGGCAACAGATCCTAAAGTGTCTATTCGTCAAGACGGAGGTTTGATATTGGCTGATGCTGGTGGCACAGTGACTTTACGATGTTTCTATGAATGTAACACTCGAGCGGTGTTTCACTGGTATAAACAAACTTTAGGTCAGAAACCAAATCTGATTTCTACCTTCTTTGTAAGTGATACAACTGGCACCTTTCAAGGTGACTTCAAAAACAATTCACGATTTCTACTGGAAACTAAAAATGGTATTTACCACATAACAATCTCAGATTTATGTATTTCAGACTCAGCTACTTATTTTTGTGCCAGTATGTTTAAATACAACTTTGAATTTGCTGAGGGCGTCACAGTCAGTGTTAAGGGTTCAGACTCCAACGTCCCAGCTCTTGTGCATCAGTCAGTGTTTGGGAGCATCCAGCCAGGAGGCTCTGTGACTCTGAACTGTTTAGTACAAACTGGGACCTGTGATGGACAACACAGTGTTTACTGGTTCAAAGACTCTGGAGAAGCTCGTCCAGGAATTATTTAcacccacagagacagaaatgatcagtgtgagaggaaaccagacacacggacacacacctgtgtctaCAACCTGCCTCTGGAAAGCCTGAATGCTTCTCATACTGGGACCTACTACTGCGCTGTCGCCTCATGTGGACACATTCTGTTTGGAAATGGGACCAAGCTGGACCTCAGGT ATGTTGATGAGTCCTTCATGCTGGTGTGCGTCTTGAGTGGAGCCTCAGTGTTCACTACCCTCCTGGTGGTCTTCCTGGCTTACCCTGCTTATAGAACATATAAGGCAAATGGCTGCCAATGCACAG ACTTTAAAGAAAGATCTCAACCGTCTTCTGCCCCAAATGCAGAG GTTTATGAAGATGCAGAGAACCTCAATTATGGTGCAATGAAGAGGAACCAGATGAGCAGATCAGCAAGACAGAGAGGTGACACATGGAGTGAATGTGTGTACTCTCATGTGAGGATGTAG
- the LOC114844131 gene encoding uncharacterized protein LOC114844131 isoform X1, whose product MATLVFSLSLTCVFLGSLAQMKNLKSSIYVHQESVFHPANVGDNVTLQCSHEGNAVMFYWYKQTVGQKPKIVSSFNKRQRQSIFYNYFKNNSRFILDAGHGKNHLTISDLHISDSGTYYCIGCYAYDFQFTEGLTISVKGSGSAVPALVHQAVSGSIQPGGSVTLNCTVQTGTCEGQHSVYWFKDAGEAHPGIIYTHGDRNDQCEKKPDTETHTCVYHLPVKGQSHSHVGTYCAVASCGHILFEKKKKGESGSAFGHLLVLVYVLSGLLAITMILAVLLAFAAFRLHKSNGCPHVPDFQGRFPSSTTITEDPDDLHYAALRKHKLRPPRQMETTHSDCVYSDVRQ is encoded by the exons ATGGCAACTCTAGTGTTTTCTCTCAGTCTGACTTGTGTTTTCTTGGGAAGTTTGG CTCAGATGAAAAATTTAAAATCATCCATTTACGTGCACCAAGAAAGTGTTTTTCATCCAGCTAATGTTGGGGACAATGTGACTTTGCAGTGTTCCCATGAAGGTAATGCAGTGATGTTTTACTGGTATAAACAAACTGTGGGCCAGAAACCAAAAATCGTCTCATCCTTCAACAAACGCCAAAGACAAAGCATCTTTTATAATTATTTCAAGAATAATTCCCGTTTCATTCTAGATGCAGGACATGGTAAAAACCATCTGACGATCTCAGATTTACACATTTCCGATTCAGGCACTTACTACTGCATAGGCTGTTATGCATACGACTTTCAATTCACTGAGGGACTCACCATCAGTGTAAAGGGTTCAGGCTCCGCCGTCCCAGCTCTGGTGCATCAGGCAGTGTCTGGGAGCATCCAACCAGGAGGCTCTGTGACTctgaactgtacagtacaaactgggacctgtgaaggacaacacagtGTTTACTGGTTCAAAGACGCCGGAGAAGCTCATCCAGGAATCATTTACACCCACGGAGACAGAAATGATCAGTGTGAGAAGAAaccagacacagagacacacacctgtgtgtacCACCTACCAGTGAAGGGTCAGAGTCATTCTCACGTTGGGACCTATTGTGCTGTTGCCTCATGTGGACACATTctgtttgaaaaaaagaaaaagggagaaT CTGGATCTGCTTTTGGACACCTTCTCGTATTGGTGTATGTGCTGAGTGGCCTTTTGGCGATTACCATGATCCTGGCTGTTTTACTGGCGTTTGCAGCATTTAGGCTGCACAAGAGCAACGGCTGCCCTCATGTTCCAG ATTTTCAAGGAAGATTTCCATCTTCTACTACAATTACAGAA GATCCAGACGACCTCCATTACGCTGCTTTGAGGAAACATAAGCTCAGACCCCCAAGACAGATGGAGACCACACACAGTGATTGTGTTTACTCCGATGTCAGACAATAA
- the LOC114844121 gene encoding uncharacterized protein LOC114844121 encodes MSMKSRESIEVLSISRGNFKQMAPPVFALYLACLFIPISEWAEATELNQSTTLRFLSVNFGQNVTLKCSFEDSVAVMFYWYKQALGEKPEIVSKFYKHEKNATLIGPFQSDPRFQVDVTIGKKYLKIASVQSSDSANYFCVGGYSYLFEFVESVFLAVVHSGSNVPALVHQSASGSIQPGGSVTLNCTVQTGTCDGQHSVYWFKDSGEAHPGLIYTHGDRNDQCERKPDTRTRTCVYNLEVKDVNPSNVGTYYCAVATCGWILFGNGTNMDVKDVESFVLVYLLSGALVFTTLLVAFLAYTVYRTYKANGCQCTDTEESSQPSVPATEVYEDAENLHYAALRRNQMSRSRRPRDDTSGECVYSHVRS; translated from the exons ATGTCTATGAAAAGTAGAGAATCTATTGAGGTTCTCTCAATTAGTCGAGGCAATTTCAAGCAAATGGCTCCTCCAGTGTTTGCTTTGTACCTGGCCTGTCTGTTCATACCGATAAGTGAATGGG cTGAAGCGACAGAGCTCAATCAATCAACAACTTTACGATTTTTATCCGTAAATTTTGGTCAAAATGTGACTTTGAAATGTTCCTTTGAAGATTCTGTAGCAGTGATGTTTTACTGGTATAAACAAGCTCTGGGAGAGAAACCTGAGATTGTGTCTAAATTCTACAAGCATGAAAAAAATGCCACTTTGATAGGTCCATTTCAAAGTGATCCACGTTTTCAAGTGGACGTGACTATTGGTAAAAAATACTTAAAGATCGCATCTGTGCAGAGCTCAGACTCAGCAAATTACTTTTGTGTAGGTGGTTATTCGTACTTGTTCGAGTTTGTGGAAAGCGTTTTTCTCGCCGTGGTGCATTCAGGCTCCAACGTCCCAGCTTTGGTGCATCAGTCAGCATCTGGGAGCATCCAGCCAGGAGGCTCTGTGACTctgaactgtacagtacaaaccgGGACCTGTGATGGACAACACAGCGTTTACTGGTTCAAAGACTCTGGAGAAGCTCATCCAGGACTTATTTACACCCACGGAGACAGAAATGATCAGTGTGAGAGGAAACcagacacacggacacgcacctGTGTCTACAACCTGGAGGTGAAAGATGTGAATCCTTCTAATGTAGGGACCTACTACTGTGCTGTCGCCACATGTGGATGGATATTGTTTGGAAATGGGACCAATATGGACGTTAAGG ATGTTGAGTCGTTTGTACTGGTGTACCTTTTGAGTGGAGCCTTGGTGTTCACCACCCTCCTGGTGGCCTTCCTGGCTTACACTGTGTACAGAACATATAAAGCAAATGGCTGCCAATGCACAG ACACTGAAGAAAGTTCTCAACCATCTGTTCCAGCTACAGAG GTTTATGAAGATGCAGAGAACCTCCATTACGCTGCATTAAGGAGGAACCAAATGAGCAGATCAAGAAGACCGAGAGATGACACTAGTGGTGAATGTGTGTACTCTCATGTAAGGTCGTAG
- the LOC129603414 gene encoding uncharacterized protein LOC129603414 isoform X2, which translates to MASLMFASCLTCLLVWNKALATDPKVSIRQDGGLILADAGGTVTLRCFYECNTRAVFHWYKQTLGQKPNLISTFFVSDTTGTFQGDFKNNSRFLLETKNGIYHITISDLCISDSATYFCASMFKYNFEFAEGVTVSVKGSDSNVPALVHQSVFGSIQPGGSVTLNCLVQTGTCDGQHSVYWFKDSGEARPGIIYTHRDRNDQCERKPDTRTHTCVYNLPLESLNASHTGTYYCAVASCGHILFGNGTKLDLRYVDESFMLVCVLSGASVFTTLLVVFLAYPAYRTYKANGCQCTDFKERSQPSSAPNAEVYEDAENLNYGAMKRNQMSRSARQRGDTWSECVYSHVRM; encoded by the exons ATGGCATCTCTCATGTTTGCTTCATGTCTGACTTGTCTTTTGGTTTGGAACAAAG cttTGGCAACAGATCCTAAAGTGTCTATTCGTCAAGACGGAGGTTTGATATTGGCTGATGCTGGTGGCACAGTGACTTTACGATGTTTCTATGAATGTAACACTCGAGCGGTGTTTCACTGGTATAAACAAACTTTAGGTCAGAAACCAAATCTGATTTCTACCTTCTTTGTAAGTGATACAACTGGCACCTTTCAAGGTGACTTCAAAAACAATTCACGATTTCTACTGGAAACTAAAAATGGTATTTACCACATAACAATCTCAGATTTATGTATTTCAGACTCAGCTACTTATTTTTGTGCCAGTATGTTTAAATACAACTTTGAATTTGCTGAGGGCGTCACAGTCAGTGTTAAGGGTTCAGACTCCAACGTCCCAGCTCTTGTGCATCAGTCAGTGTTTGGGAGCATCCAGCCAGGAGGCTCTGTGACTCTGAACTGTTTAGTACAAACTGGGACCTGTGATGGACAACACAGTGTTTACTGGTTCAAAGACTCTGGAGAAGCTCGTCCAGGAATTATTTAcacccacagagacagaaatgatcagtgtgagaggaaaccagacacacggacacacacctgtgtctaCAACCTGCCTCTGGAAAGCCTGAATGCTTCTCATACTGGGACCTACTACTGCGCTGTCGCCTCATGTGGACACATTCTGTTTGGAAATGGGACCAAGCTGGACCTCAGGT ATGTTGATGAGTCCTTCATGCTGGTGTGCGTCTTGAGTGGAGCCTCAGTGTTCACTACCCTCCTGGTGGTCTTCCTGGCTTACCCTGCTTATAGAACATATAAGGCAAATGGCTGCCAATGCACAG ACTTTAAAGAAAGATCTCAACCGTCTTCTGCCCCAAATGCAGAG GTTTATGAAGATGCAGAGAACCTCAATTATGGTGCAATGAAGAGGAACCAGATGAGCAGATCAGCAAGACAGAGAGGTGACACATGGAGTGAATGTGTGTACTCTCATGTGAGGATGTAG